The following are from one region of the Falco biarmicus isolate bFalBia1 chromosome 1, bFalBia1.pri, whole genome shotgun sequence genome:
- the FICD gene encoding protein adenylyltransferase FICD, with protein MAGRGGRGPDGRGNCSRPLAAAGGGKGRSSGKGDVPPVCTGGRMNLVSMATDPELKWITLWVRIRWAAVLGLLLGSLLLLLLPLAAVEDQCHAVLKGLSFLKSKLGTGSLGVTRYTGQTTELSVTSSGLELLVLKGKASPEVKLEAKAALNQALEMKRQGKREKAHKLFVYALKMDPDYVDALNEFGIFSEEEKDILQADYLYSKALTISPCNEKALINRDRTLPLVEEIDQRYFSIIDSKVKKVMAIPKGNSALRRVMEESYYHHIYHTVAIEGNTLTLSEIRHIIETRYAVPGKSLVEQNEVIGMHAALKYVNTTLVSRIGSVTISDILEIHRRVLGYADPVEAGRFRTTQVFVGHHIPPHPQDVEKQMQEFVQWINSEDAMSLHPVEFAALAHYKLVYIHPFVDGNGRTSRLLMNLILMQAGYPPITIRKEQRAEYYHVLEVANEGDVRPFIRFIAKCTETTLDMLLIATTEYSVGLPEADGSTAGCKQTIPVKT; from the exons ATGGCAGGGCGCGGAGGGCGGGGTCCGGATGGGCGGGGCAACTGTAGCCGGCCGCTGGCGGCTGCGGGAGGCGGCAAAG GTAGGAGCAGTGGGAAAGGAGATGTTCCTCCTGTCTGCACTGGAGGCAGGATGAATCTTGTGTCTATGGCGACAGATCCCGAGTTGAAATGGATAACGCTGTGGGTCCGCATCAGGTGGGCAGCCGTGCTCGGGCTCCTTCTgggctccctcctgctgctgctgctcccactgGCTGCTGTGGAAGACCAGTGCCATGCAGTGCTCAAAGGACTCTCCTTCCTGAAAAGTAAATTGGGCACAGGCTCCTTGGGGGTCACCAGATACACAGGACAAACAACTGAACTGAGCGTGACCTCCAgtgggctggagctgctggtgctgaaaGGCAAAGCCTCCCCAG AAGTGAAGTTAGAAGCCAAAGCAGCTCTGAATCAAGCCCTCGAGATGAAGCGCCAAGGAAAGCGGGAGAAAGCCCACAAACTCTTTGTGTATGCCCTCAAAATGGACCCTGATTATGTGGATGCCCTGAATGAATTTGGTAtcttttctgaagaggaaaaagacatTCTTCAGGCAGACTATTTGTATTCCAAAGCACTAACCATTTCCCCTTGCAACGAGAAGGCTTTGATCAATCGGGACCGGACGCTACCTTTAGTTGAGGAGATAGATCAGAGGTATTTTAGCATTATTGACAGCAAGGTTAAAAAAGTGATGGCGATCCCCAAAGGCAATTCTGCCTTGCGCAGAGTGATGGAGGAGTCCTATTATCACCACATCTACCACACGGTTGCTATTGAAGGGAACACTCTGACGCTGTCAGAAATAAGACACATCATCGAGACCAGATACGCTGTTCCTGGAAAAAGCTTAGTGGAGCAGAACGAGGTGATTGGCATGCACGCAGCTTTGAAATATGTCAATACCACACTGGTATCACGGATAGGCTCCGTAACCATCAGTGACATCTTGGAAATACACCGGAGAGTGCTGGGCTACGCCGACCCAGTGGAGGCAGGGCGGTTCAGGACTACCCAGGTGTTTGTAGGACATCACATACCTCCACATCCCCAAGATGTGGAGAAACAGATGCAGGAGTTTGTACAGTGGATTAACTCGGAAGATGCCATGAGCTTGCACCCTGTGGAATTTGCTGCGTTAGCCCACTACAAGTTGGTTTACATCCATCCATTTGTAGATGGCAATGGAAGGACTTCACGCCTGTTAATGAACCTCATACTCATGCAGGCAGGCTACCCACCCATCACGATCCGCAAGGAGCAACGGGCTGAGTATTATCACGTCTTAGAAGTGGCCAACGAGGGCGACGTGAGGCCTTTCATACGCTTTATCGCTAAGTGTACTGAGACAACTCTGGACATGTTGCTCATCGCCACCACAGAATACTCTGTGGGCTTACCTGAAGCAGATGGAAGCACTGCCGGATGCAAACAAACTATCCCCGTCAAGACTTGA
- the SART3 gene encoding squamous cell carcinoma antigen recognized by T-cells 3 isoform X1, whose translation MAAAGAEAAAVAAEEEKRLPEGDPESGGDSEDEGDSDSSGDGEDEEKENEAEIQRLEEQLSINAFDYNCHLDLIKLLRQEGELVKLRRARQKMSELFPLTEEIWLDWLKDEIKMASESSEREKVYELFERAVKDYICPEIWLEYAQYSIGGIGQEGGIEKVRSIFERALTAVGLHVTKGTALWEAYREFENAILETAQPAPGSVPSPEQQQMLCSQLEKIHTLFRRQLGIPLLDMEASYAEYEEWSEDPIPETIIKNYKKALQQLEKCKPYEEALLGAETPKLAEYQAYIDFEMKAGDPARIQLIYERALAENCLVPDLWARYNQYLDRQLKVKELVLSAHDRAVRNCPWTVGLWIRYLLAMERHRVDHSIISEMFEKALNAGFIQATDYVEIWQAYLDYLRRRVDFTQDSSKELEELRSAFARAVEYLKQEVEERFSESGDPSCTIMQNWARVEARLCNNMQKARELWDNIMTKGNAKYANMWLEYYNLERAHGDTQHCRKALHRAVQCTSDYPEHVCEVLLTLERIEGTLEDWDAAVQKTENRLARVNEQRAKAAEKEAALAKQEEEKAEQRKQARAEKKASKKAKKTRIGDKRKADDDDEAEWGQEEEAELPSKRHKGDGDGILLEEDMEVETGLFGRSGPEKPDYPANQKEKASTSRKDIPKVLHDSSKDNVTVFVSNLSYNMADPEVKLKELFESCGEVAEIRPVFSNKGTFRGYCYVQFKEEKSALQALGLDRKVVEGRPMFVSPCVDKNKNPDFKVFRYSTTLEKHKLFISGLPFSCTKEELEDVCKAHGNVKDIRLVTNRAGKPKGLAYVEYENEAQASQAVLKMDGLMVKEHVIKVMISNPPLRKLPDKSEAGRASQFAVPRQIYGARGKGRTQLSMMPRALQRQSNPVAKAENGMVQNSPATSSESPEEPKQMSNADFAKMLLKK comes from the exons atggcggcggcgggagctGAGGCGGCTGCGGTGGCGGCGGAGGAGGAGAAGCGGCTGCCGGAGGGCGATCCCGAGTCGGGAGGTGATTCGGAGGATGAGGGCGATTCGGACTCGTCTGGTGATGGTGAagatgaggagaaggaaaacGAGGCTGAAATCCAGCggctggaggagcag ctttccatCAATGCTTTTGACTATAACTGTCACTTGGATTTGATAAAGTTGCTCCGCCAGGAGGGAGAGCTGGTCAAGCTCAGAAGAGCTCGTCAGAAGATGAGCGAACTCTTCCCTCTTACTGAAG AAATTTGGCTGGACTGGTTGAAGGATGAGATAAAAATGGCTTCTGAAAGCTCTGAGCGGGAGAAAGTTTATGAGCTGTTTGAGAGAGCTGTGAAAGACTACATCT GTCCTGAAATTTGGTTGGAATATGCCCAGTATTCAATCGGTGGCATTGGTCAGGAAGGAGGAATTGAGAAAGTTCGCTCAATATTTGAGAGAGCGTTAACTGCGGTTGGACTGCATGTGACGAAAGGAACAGCTTTATGGGAAGCGTACCGTGAGTTTGAGAATGCCATACTGGAAACGGCACAG CCAGCTCCTGGCAGTGTTCCAtctcctgagcagcagcagatgctctgcagccagcttgAGAAGATCCACACGCTGTTCAGGCGCCAGCTGGGGATCCCACTGTTAG ATATGGAGGCGTCATATGCTGAATACGAGGAGTGGTCAGAAGATCCAATTCCAGAAACAATAATAAAGAATTACAAAAAAGCTCTACAGCAATTGGAGAAGTGTAAACCATATGAAGAGGCACTG CTGGGTGCTGAAACACCAAAGCTAGCAGAATATCAAGCTTACAttgattttgaaatgaaagcagGTGATCCAGCTCGCATTCAGTTGATCTATGAGAGGGCTTTGGCTGAGAACTGCCTTGTGCCAGATCTTTGGGCACGCTACAATCAGTATTTG GACCGGCAGCTAAAAGTGAAAGAATTGGTCTTGTCTGCTCATGACCGCGCTGTTAGGAATTGTCCCTGGACGGTTGGGCTGTGGATTAGATATCTTTTGGCAATGGAGAGGCATAGAGTGGATCACAGCATTATTTCTG aaatgtttgagAAAGCTCTGAATGCAGGTTTTATTCAGGCCACGGACTATGTAGAAATCTGGCAGGCATATCTTGATTACCTGAGAAGAAGGGTGGATTTTACACAAG ACTCCAGTAAAGAACTAGAAGAGCTGCGGTCTGCGTTTGCACGTGCTGTGGAGTATTTGAAACAAGAGGTAGAAGAGC GATTCAGTGAGAGTGGAGATCCATCCTGCACGATCATGCAGAACTGGGCAAGAGTTGAG GCCCGCTTATGTAACAACATGCAGAAAGCCAGAGAACTCTGGGACAACATCATGACTAAAGGAAATGCCAAATATGCTAACATGTGGCTGGAATATTATAACCTAGAAAG AGCTCATGGTGACactcagcactgcaggaaggcCTTGCATCGAGCTGTGCAGTGCACAAGTGACTATCCAGAGCATGTCTGTGAGGTGCTGCTCACGCTGGAGAGAATAGAAG GAACATTGGAAGACTGGGATgcagctgttcaaaaaacagaaaacagattagCTCGAGTTAATGAACAAAGAGCAAAG GCTGCTGAGAAAGAAGCTGCTCTGgcaaagcaggaggaggagaaagctgAACAACGAAAGCAGGCTCgggcagaaaagaaagcttcCAAAAAGGCCAAAAAAACAAGGATTGGAGACAAGCGCAAagcagatgatgatgatgaagctGAATGGGGACAAGAAGAAGAAG cagagctgcccagcaAGAGACACAAGGGAGATGGGGATGGCATACTTCTTGAGGAAGACATGGAGGTAGAAACTGGGCTGTTTGGAAGAAGTGGACCTGAAAAGCCAGATTACCCagcaaaccaaaaggaaaaggcaTCTACCAGTCGAAAAGACATCCCCAAAGTTCTACACGACAGTAGTAAAGATAATGTTACCGTCTTCGTCAGCAACCTTTCCTACAACATGGCAGATCCTGAAGTGAAACTGAAAGAGCTCTTTGAGAGCTGTGGGGAGGTAGCAGAAATCCGTCCAGTATTCAGCAACAAGGGGACTTTCCGGGGCTACTGCTACGTACaattcaaggaagaaaaatctgcgCTCCAAGCTCTTGGCTTGGATCGTAAAGTTGTGGAGGGAAGACCAATGTTTGTTTCTCCATGTGTTGACAAGAACAAAAATCCAGATTTTAAG gtGTTCAGGTATAGCACTACACTGGAGAAACATAAACTGTTTATATCTGGTTTGCCATTTTCCTGCACTAAGGAAGAGCTGGAAGATGTGTGTAAAGCACATGGGAATGTGAAAGACATTCGGCTGGTCACTAACAGAGCTGGGAAACCCAAG GGCCTGGCCTATGTGGAATATGAAAATGAAGCTCAGGCCTCACAGGCAGTGCTGAAAATGGATGGCCTGATGGTTAAGGAACATGTCATCAAGGTGATGATCAGTAACCCACCTCTCCGAAAGCTGCCAGACAAGTCTGAGGCAGGCAGAGCATCGCAGTTTGCAGTACCACGACAGATTTATGGAGC GCgagggaagggaaggacacAGCTTTCGATGATGCCTCGTGCGTTACAGCGCCAGAGTAACCCTGTGGCTAAGGCTGAGAATGGGATGGTCCAGAACTCACCAGCAACTTCATCCGAATCCCCCGAGGAGCCTAAACAGATGTCCAATGCTGATTTTGCCAAGATGCTACTGAAAAAGTGA
- the SART3 gene encoding squamous cell carcinoma antigen recognized by T-cells 3 isoform X2, with product MAAAGAEAAAVAAEEEKRLPEGDPESGGDSEDEGDSDSSGDGEDEEKENEAEIQRLEEQLSINAFDYNCHLDLIKLLRQEGELVKLRRARQKMSELFPLTEEIWLDWLKDEIKMASESSEREKVYELFERAVKDYICPEIWLEYAQYSIGGIGQEGGIEKVRSIFERALTAVGLHVTKGTALWEAYREFENAILETAQPAPGSVPSPEQQQMLCSQLEKIHTLFRRQLGIPLLDMEASYAEYEEWSEDPIPETIIKNYKKALQQLEKCKPYEEALLGAETPKLAEYQAYIDFEMKAGDPARIQLIYERALAENCLVPDLWARYNQYLDRQLKVKELVLSAHDRAVRNCPWTVGLWIRYLLAMERHRVDHSIISEMFEKALNAGFIQATDYVEIWQAYLDYLRRRVDFTQDSSKELEELRSAFARAVEYLKQEVEERFSESGDPSCTIMQNWARVEARLCNNMQKARELWDNIMTKGNAKYANMWLEYYNLERAHGDTQHCRKALHRAVQCTSDYPEHVCEVLLTLERIEGTLEDWDAAVQKTENRLARVNEQRAKAAEKEAALAKQEEEKAEQRKQARAEKKASKKAKKTRIGDKRKADDDDEAEWGQEEEELPSKRHKGDGDGILLEEDMEVETGLFGRSGPEKPDYPANQKEKASTSRKDIPKVLHDSSKDNVTVFVSNLSYNMADPEVKLKELFESCGEVAEIRPVFSNKGTFRGYCYVQFKEEKSALQALGLDRKVVEGRPMFVSPCVDKNKNPDFKVFRYSTTLEKHKLFISGLPFSCTKEELEDVCKAHGNVKDIRLVTNRAGKPKGLAYVEYENEAQASQAVLKMDGLMVKEHVIKVMISNPPLRKLPDKSEAGRASQFAVPRQIYGARGKGRTQLSMMPRALQRQSNPVAKAENGMVQNSPATSSESPEEPKQMSNADFAKMLLKK from the exons atggcggcggcgggagctGAGGCGGCTGCGGTGGCGGCGGAGGAGGAGAAGCGGCTGCCGGAGGGCGATCCCGAGTCGGGAGGTGATTCGGAGGATGAGGGCGATTCGGACTCGTCTGGTGATGGTGAagatgaggagaaggaaaacGAGGCTGAAATCCAGCggctggaggagcag ctttccatCAATGCTTTTGACTATAACTGTCACTTGGATTTGATAAAGTTGCTCCGCCAGGAGGGAGAGCTGGTCAAGCTCAGAAGAGCTCGTCAGAAGATGAGCGAACTCTTCCCTCTTACTGAAG AAATTTGGCTGGACTGGTTGAAGGATGAGATAAAAATGGCTTCTGAAAGCTCTGAGCGGGAGAAAGTTTATGAGCTGTTTGAGAGAGCTGTGAAAGACTACATCT GTCCTGAAATTTGGTTGGAATATGCCCAGTATTCAATCGGTGGCATTGGTCAGGAAGGAGGAATTGAGAAAGTTCGCTCAATATTTGAGAGAGCGTTAACTGCGGTTGGACTGCATGTGACGAAAGGAACAGCTTTATGGGAAGCGTACCGTGAGTTTGAGAATGCCATACTGGAAACGGCACAG CCAGCTCCTGGCAGTGTTCCAtctcctgagcagcagcagatgctctgcagccagcttgAGAAGATCCACACGCTGTTCAGGCGCCAGCTGGGGATCCCACTGTTAG ATATGGAGGCGTCATATGCTGAATACGAGGAGTGGTCAGAAGATCCAATTCCAGAAACAATAATAAAGAATTACAAAAAAGCTCTACAGCAATTGGAGAAGTGTAAACCATATGAAGAGGCACTG CTGGGTGCTGAAACACCAAAGCTAGCAGAATATCAAGCTTACAttgattttgaaatgaaagcagGTGATCCAGCTCGCATTCAGTTGATCTATGAGAGGGCTTTGGCTGAGAACTGCCTTGTGCCAGATCTTTGGGCACGCTACAATCAGTATTTG GACCGGCAGCTAAAAGTGAAAGAATTGGTCTTGTCTGCTCATGACCGCGCTGTTAGGAATTGTCCCTGGACGGTTGGGCTGTGGATTAGATATCTTTTGGCAATGGAGAGGCATAGAGTGGATCACAGCATTATTTCTG aaatgtttgagAAAGCTCTGAATGCAGGTTTTATTCAGGCCACGGACTATGTAGAAATCTGGCAGGCATATCTTGATTACCTGAGAAGAAGGGTGGATTTTACACAAG ACTCCAGTAAAGAACTAGAAGAGCTGCGGTCTGCGTTTGCACGTGCTGTGGAGTATTTGAAACAAGAGGTAGAAGAGC GATTCAGTGAGAGTGGAGATCCATCCTGCACGATCATGCAGAACTGGGCAAGAGTTGAG GCCCGCTTATGTAACAACATGCAGAAAGCCAGAGAACTCTGGGACAACATCATGACTAAAGGAAATGCCAAATATGCTAACATGTGGCTGGAATATTATAACCTAGAAAG AGCTCATGGTGACactcagcactgcaggaaggcCTTGCATCGAGCTGTGCAGTGCACAAGTGACTATCCAGAGCATGTCTGTGAGGTGCTGCTCACGCTGGAGAGAATAGAAG GAACATTGGAAGACTGGGATgcagctgttcaaaaaacagaaaacagattagCTCGAGTTAATGAACAAAGAGCAAAG GCTGCTGAGAAAGAAGCTGCTCTGgcaaagcaggaggaggagaaagctgAACAACGAAAGCAGGCTCgggcagaaaagaaagcttcCAAAAAGGCCAAAAAAACAAGGATTGGAGACAAGCGCAAagcagatgatgatgatgaagctGAATGGGGACAAGAAGAAGAAG agctgcccagcaAGAGACACAAGGGAGATGGGGATGGCATACTTCTTGAGGAAGACATGGAGGTAGAAACTGGGCTGTTTGGAAGAAGTGGACCTGAAAAGCCAGATTACCCagcaaaccaaaaggaaaaggcaTCTACCAGTCGAAAAGACATCCCCAAAGTTCTACACGACAGTAGTAAAGATAATGTTACCGTCTTCGTCAGCAACCTTTCCTACAACATGGCAGATCCTGAAGTGAAACTGAAAGAGCTCTTTGAGAGCTGTGGGGAGGTAGCAGAAATCCGTCCAGTATTCAGCAACAAGGGGACTTTCCGGGGCTACTGCTACGTACaattcaaggaagaaaaatctgcgCTCCAAGCTCTTGGCTTGGATCGTAAAGTTGTGGAGGGAAGACCAATGTTTGTTTCTCCATGTGTTGACAAGAACAAAAATCCAGATTTTAAG gtGTTCAGGTATAGCACTACACTGGAGAAACATAAACTGTTTATATCTGGTTTGCCATTTTCCTGCACTAAGGAAGAGCTGGAAGATGTGTGTAAAGCACATGGGAATGTGAAAGACATTCGGCTGGTCACTAACAGAGCTGGGAAACCCAAG GGCCTGGCCTATGTGGAATATGAAAATGAAGCTCAGGCCTCACAGGCAGTGCTGAAAATGGATGGCCTGATGGTTAAGGAACATGTCATCAAGGTGATGATCAGTAACCCACCTCTCCGAAAGCTGCCAGACAAGTCTGAGGCAGGCAGAGCATCGCAGTTTGCAGTACCACGACAGATTTATGGAGC GCgagggaagggaaggacacAGCTTTCGATGATGCCTCGTGCGTTACAGCGCCAGAGTAACCCTGTGGCTAAGGCTGAGAATGGGATGGTCCAGAACTCACCAGCAACTTCATCCGAATCCCCCGAGGAGCCTAAACAGATGTCCAATGCTGATTTTGCCAAGATGCTACTGAAAAAGTGA
- the ISCU gene encoding iron-sulfur cluster assembly enzyme ISCU has protein sequence MAALRAAGAALLRPGRGEAAARLGYHKKVVDHYENPRNVGSLDRNAKNVGTGLVGAPACGDVMKLQVEVDENGRIIDARFKTFGCGSAIASSSLATEWVKGKTVDEALKIKNTDIAKELCLPPVKLHCSMLAEDAIKAALADYKLKQDPNKEESEKKANNA, from the exons ATGGCGGCGCtgagggcggcgggggcggcgctgCTACGGCCTGggcgcggggaggcggcggccaGGCTGGGCTACCACAAGAAG GTGGTGGATCACTACGAGAACCCGCGCAATGTCGGCTCCCTCGACCGCAATGCCAAGAACGTGGGCACCGGCCTGGTGGGCGCCCCGGCCTGCGGCGATGTCATGAAGCTGCAG GTGGAAGTGGATGAGAACGGGAGGATCATCGACGCCCGCTTCAAAACCTTTGGTTGCGGGTCAGCCATCGCGTCAAGTTCGCTGGCAACGGAGTGGGTCAAAGGGAAAACG GTTGATGAAGCATTGAAAATCAAGAATACTGATATTGCTAAAGAACTCTGCCTTCCTCCAGTCAAACTGCACTGCTCAA tGTTGGCTGAAGATGCAATCAAGGCTGCATTGGCTGATTACAAGTTGAAGCAGGATCCAAACAAAGAAGAgtcagagaagaaagcaaacaatgCCTAA
- the TMEM119 gene encoding transmembrane protein 119 → MAALLAMVTWLLLLAAAPARSAAPRRTVVLPDGGGSGDGEEVSAVPPIHHVTPGTGPTVGDAVGTTVTNSSAPGSVLDGLVDFFKEYMLLVVVVGSLAFVLLFIICAAVIVRQKHKASAYYPSSFPKKKYVDQQDKVGGPRDFSEVPEKAPNPGAEEPLDCNRQLQADILAAAQNLRSPHKAPLANGARGEQSPPAEEDEEGSKKLGDEQPAKPPPQNAGAEEAVSATGAGGEGTPNTSRDGPPAPPGI, encoded by the coding sequence ATGGCAGCGCTGCTGGCGATGGtcacatggctgctgctgctggcggcAGCCCCGGCACGCTCGGCAGCCCCCCGGCGCACCGTGGTGTTGCCCGATGGTGGGGGCAGTGGGGATGGTGAGGAGGTATCAGCTGTGCCACCCATCCACCATGTGACACCCGGGACCGGCCCGACGGTGGGGGACGCGGTGGGGACCACAGTCACCAACAGCTCAGCACCGGGCAGCGTGCTGGATGGGCTGGTGGACTTCTTCAAGGAGTacatgctgctggtggtggtggtgggctcGCTGGCCTTCGTCCTCCTCTTCATCATCTGTGCCGCTGTCATCGTCCGGCAGAAGCACAAGGCATCCGCCTACTACCCCTCTTCTTTCCCCAAGAAGAAGTACGTGGACCAGCAGGACAAAGTGGGGGGGCCCCGGGATTTCAGCGAGGTGCCTGAGAAGGCCCCCAACCCTGGTGCCGAGGAGCCGCTCGACTGCAAccggcagctgcaggcagacatCCTCGCCGCTGCCCAGAACCTCAGATCCCCCCACAAGGCGCCGCTGGCCAACGGGGCCCggggggagcagagcccccccgccGAGGAAGACGAGGAAGGAAGCAAAAAGTTGGGTGATGAGCAACCGGCcaagccccctccccaaaatGCAGGTGCTGAGGAAGCAGTGAGCGCAACAGGAGCAGGGGGCGAGGGGACCCCCAACACATCCCGGGAtggccccccggccccccctgGCATCTAG